The following are encoded in a window of Falco biarmicus isolate bFalBia1 chromosome 8, bFalBia1.pri, whole genome shotgun sequence genomic DNA:
- the LOC130154410 gene encoding uncharacterized protein LOC130154410 yields the protein MAPRIRLSLSKPLPTIRETHEEAMEDSTSNAKRTSTAASPDSYSSDDYIQSICHLARPTFAGLPESSRKVQDRKTLKNLEDVWWSPSRGGMQQETSKCKLTDLISNVVPLGKAMPAEGDFWPREDPLAQIYTCAGKLCSSKALLNGKSSSTGYSRCNSSSPNSELHPPTMKEKATEKPNFPRVFSFPSLPSPRSVQKEAVCSELRYLRREEGTVLGNNHRQKENGPVFDNGGELSAFSARGKLVGNPALRCSVRRQSSLFNTAGTDEKEGRETSHCDKNVMGDVPAKQRYSECFQVPKKAMLHSWISEHRCIWKEAKVKACLLPAIAEV from the coding sequence ATGGCACCCCGGATAAGATTGAGCCTTTCAAAGCCTCTCCCAACTATACGCGAAACCCACGAGGAAGCGATGGAAGATTCAACCAGCAACGCGAAGCGCACAAGCACTGCGGCCAGCCCAGACTCGTACTCCAGCGATGACTACATTCAATCCATCTGCCACCTTGCCAGGCCCACCTTCGCAGGCCTTCCTGAGAGCAGCCGTAAGGTTCAGGACAGAAAGACCCTGAAGAACCTTGAAGATGTGTGGTGGTCTCCATCCCGTGGGGGGATGCAGCAGGAGACATCAAAATGTAAATTGACCGATTTAATTTCAAACGTGGTGCCGCTGGGAAAAGCCATGCCTGCAGAAGGTGACTTCTGGCCCAGAGAGGACCCCCTGGCACAGATCTACACCTGTGCGGGGAAGCTCTGCTCCTCCAAGGCTTTATTGAATGGTAAAAGCTCCAGCACTGGTTACTCACGGTGCAACtcttcttccccaaacagtgAGCTTCATCCCCCAAccatgaaagaaaaagccacagaGAAACCCAATTTTCCACGGGTGTTCAGTTTTCCGAGTCTTCCCTCCCCAAGATCAGTGCAGAAAGAAGCAGTCTGCTCAGAGCTGAGGTACCTCAGAAGAGAAGAGGGAACAGTTTTAGGGAATAaccacagacagaaagaaaacgGCCCCGTGTTCGATAATGGTGGTGAGCTATCGGCATTTTCagccagagggaagctggtAGGAAACCCAGCCTTGCGCTGCTCTGTGAGAAGGCAGTCTTCTTTGTTCAACACAGCAGGCACCGACgaaaaagaagggagagaaacTTCTCACTGTGACAAAAATGTAATGGGTGATGTCCCCGCTAAGCAGAGATACTCGGAGTGTTTCCAGGTACCTAAAAAAGCCATGCTCCATAGCTGGATTTCAGAGCACAGATGCATTTGGAAAGAAGCAAAGGTAAAAGCTTGCTTGCTCCCAGCCATTGCTGAAGTGTAA